The Coffea arabica cultivar ET-39 chromosome 1e, Coffea Arabica ET-39 HiFi, whole genome shotgun sequence genome has a window encoding:
- the LOC113692545 gene encoding uncharacterized protein codes for MYPPEEAFTYPTHGPPPTYAPNIQINPSHAQIPQNYPSITMSMPFEPQGPHYYSTAEPFTLDTVAQGKAEAGESSALMDKNLLKRLDQFEEFIRKSQGLSKQGSLDYNELCLFPDMQLPMGFKVSKFTKYDGTSNPKTHLRMFANKLGKPIDDENLPVHLFPKSLEGDALDWYSNLKPEDMRSWMDLSTAFVRQYEYNCELAPTRTTLEATKRKPSEDHKTYAKRWRKMAAKVEPPMSENKIVRTFIKAHDPSYFEEIFRMTGCSFAEIVNKLEEYDEFMRVGKIVNVLALKSQLEAMQSQSSSNKKSQFKKKDEEASFVWNQGSSSRPTYQRNLVYSPRYLYQPRPRPVYNTTINHPRPRPNYPNTPSTPFHISPPNFQIRPRPPFNPRPMPPPNPNHQYQQASDTQNPTPYRTFTNLGRPVDQLYEQLKAAGKIGTVPPKTYSKGFPIGYDPQSFCAYHSGAPGHSTTNCWALKHKIQDMIESGDIVLRRREEQGPNVSKNPLPTHKDTVGVITIDEEIEEPTQFIIDEAETVRVIEEPFILEEEAPEIKKNTGPFILEMVPFECEPSELVVLELPEQPPILNLQEVPWNYSEPTLLIGGEKVPRKEVDAITRFGRIIGEPAVDEPSKAKENAVPTKPTVIDEEAFNFLKILKKSEYKVAEQLDKMPAQVSILNLLLTSELHREALLKVLTEAQVHKNIPVDKFTHVVEHVLASNQISFSDEDLTSDGIGHNKTLYISVRCNGKLLPRVLIDNGSALNICPWNTLVKLGFQEAKLRPSAIVVRGFDSAKRESMGEVDLVLEIGPAHFKLCAKSWTSRVFIMFFSDGLGFILQALYLLHSIKC; via the coding sequence ATGTATCCACCTGAAGAAGCCTTTACCTATCCCACTCATGGCCCACCACCTACTTATGCACCTAACATCCAAATTAACCCTTCTCATGCCCAAATTCCCCAGAATTATCCGTCAATCACTATGAGCATGCCATTTGAACCTCAGGGACCACATTATTACTCCACCGCTGAGCCATTCACCTTAGATACCGTCGCTCAAGGGAAAGCTGAAGCTGGGGAGTCATCCGCGCTGATGGATAAGAATTTGCTAAAGAGATTGGATCAGTTTGAGGAGTTCATAAGGAAAAGCCAAGGTCTGAGCAAACAAGGAAGTCTGGACTACAACGAGCTGTGCCTATTTCCGGATATGCAATTGCCAATGGGTTTTAAAGTGTCCAAATTTACCAAGTACGACGGAACTAGCAATCCCAAAACACACCTTCGGATGTTTGCAAACAAACTTGGAAAGCCGATAGATGATGAGAATCTACCTGTGCATTTATTTCCCAAGAGTCTAGAAGGCGACGCGTTGGAttggtattcaaatttgaaGCCTGAGGATATGAGGTCTTGGATGGATTTGTCAACCGCTTTTGTAAGGCAGTATGAATACAATTGCGAACTTGCTCCGACGAGAACCACATTGGAGGCGACCAAGAGGAAACCATCGGAGGACCATAAGACGTATGCGAAAAGATGGAGGAAAATGGCCGCCAAGGTGGAGCCCCCCATGTCTGAAAATAAGATTGTCCGCACGTTTATCAAAGCTCATGACCCGTCCTACTTTGAGGAGATTTTTCGAATGACTGGGTGTTCCTTTGCTGAGATTGTCAACAAATTGGAAGAGtatgatgagtttatgagggtaggaaaaattgttaatgtttTAGCTTTAAAGTCACAGTTGGAAGCCATGCAGAGTCAGAGTAGCAGTAATAAGAAGTCCCAGTTTAAGAAGAAAGACGAGGAAGCTTCCTTTGTTTGGAACCAAGGTTCTTCTTCCCGGCCTACATACCAACGAAATCTCGTCTACTCACCTCGTTACCTATACCAACCACGCCCTCGACCTGTCTACAATACCACAATCAACCACCCCCGTcctcgaccaaattacccaaacacaCCGTCAACGCCATTTCACATTTCCCCACCAAACTTCCAAATTAGACCGCGCCCTCCTTTCAATCCAAGACCCATGCCGCCCCCTAACCCAAATCACCAATACCAACAAGCCAGTGACACCCAAAATCCAACCCCATACCGAACCTTTACCAATCTAGGTCGGCCTGTTGACCAGTTATATGAGCAATTGAAAGCTGCTGGGAAGATTGGTACGGTGCCCCCTAAGACCTATTCCAAAGGATTTCCCATTGGTTATGATCCTCAGTCATTTTGTGCTTATCATTCGGGAGCCCCTGGACATTCAACTACCAATTGCTGGGCGCTTaagcataaaattcaagacatgattgagTCCGGAGACATAGTCCTGAGGAGGAGGGAGGAACAAGGTCCAAATGTTAGCAAAAATCCTCTTCCTACACACAAGGACACCGTGGGAGTTATTACTATTGATGAAGAGATTGAGGAACCTACACAATTTATTATAGATGAAGCTGAGACAGTAAGGGTCATTGAAGAACCGTTCATATTGGAGGAAGAAGCTCCTGAAATCAAGAAAAATACGGGTCCGTTTATTCTGGAAATGGTGCCTTTCGAATGTGAGCCTTCGGAGCTGGTGGTACTTGAATTGCCTGAGCAACCTCCTATTCTTAATCTACAAGAGGTCCCGTGGAATTATAGCGAGCCCACGCTATTAATTGGAGGAGAAAAGGTGCCCAGAAAGGAAGTGGACGCTATTACTAGATTTGGAAGAATCATAGGGGAACCCGCAGTTGATGAGCCCTCAAAAGCGAAAGAAAATGCTGTTCCGACAAAACCAACTGTGATTGATGAAGAGGCCTTCAATTTCCTTAAGATACTGAAGAAAAGCGAGTATAAGGTGGCCGAGCAATTGGACAAGATGCCCGCTCAAGTTTCTATATTGAATTTGCTTCTAACCTCGGAACTTCATCGAGAAGCTTTACTCAAGGTCCTAACTGAGGCTCAAGTGCATAAGAATATTCCTGTGGATAAATTCACTCATGTAGTCGAacatgttttggcttcaaatcaaatttctttttctgatgAAGATTTGACTTCGGATGGGATTGGACACAATAAAACATTGTATATCTCAGTCCGTTGTAATGGGAAGTTATTGCCAAGGGTCTTGATAGACAATGGATCTGCtcttaatatctgtccttggaaCACTTTGGTTAAGTTGGGATTTCAGGAAGCTAAACTTCGGCCATCTGCCATTGTGGTGAGAGGATTTGATAGCGCAAAAAGGGAATCAATGGGGGAAGTGGATTTAGTGCTGGAAATCGGACCTGCCCATTTCAAGTTATGTGCCAAGTCATGGACTTCTCGAGTGTTTATAATGTTCTTCTCGGACGGCCTTGGATTCATACTTCAGGCGCTATACCTTCTTCACTCCATCAAATGTTGA